A DNA window from Streptomyces sp. CA-278952 contains the following coding sequences:
- a CDS encoding phosphoadenylyl-sulfate reductase, with translation MTDTLLFGQLSDEDLRDLAEEAGRELEDASALTILKWASDTFGPSFCVTSSMEDAVVAHLASRVMPGVDVVFLDTGYHFPETIGTRDAVDAVMDVNVITITPRQTVAEQDVEHGEKLHDRDPDLCCALRKVKPLEDGLTAYAAWATGLRRDESPTRANTPVVGWDAKRRKVKVSPIARWTQDDVDAYVAEHGVLTNPLLMDGYASVGCAPCTRRVLEGEDARAGRWAGRGKTECGLHG, from the coding sequence ATGACGGACACTCTGCTGTTCGGGCAGCTCAGTGACGAGGACCTTCGGGATCTGGCCGAGGAGGCCGGACGGGAGCTGGAGGACGCCTCCGCACTCACGATCCTGAAGTGGGCGAGCGACACCTTCGGGCCGAGCTTCTGCGTCACCTCCTCGATGGAGGACGCCGTGGTCGCCCATCTGGCGTCCCGGGTGATGCCGGGCGTGGACGTGGTCTTCCTGGACACCGGCTACCACTTCCCGGAGACCATCGGGACCCGGGACGCGGTGGACGCGGTGATGGACGTCAACGTCATCACGATCACCCCCCGGCAGACCGTGGCCGAACAGGACGTTGAGCACGGCGAGAAGCTGCACGACCGCGACCCCGACCTGTGCTGCGCGCTGCGCAAGGTGAAGCCGTTGGAGGACGGCCTGACCGCGTACGCCGCGTGGGCGACGGGCCTGCGCCGCGACGAGTCCCCGACCCGGGCGAACACCCCGGTCGTCGGCTGGGACGCCAAGCGCCGCAAGGTGAAGGTCTCCCCCATCGCCCGCTGGACCCAGGACGACGTGGACGCCTACGTCGCCGAGCACGGGGTGCTCACCAACCCGCTGCTGATGGACGGTTACGCCTCCGTCGGCTGCGCGCCCTGCACCCGCCGGGTGCTGGAGGGCGAGGACGCACGGGCCGGCCGCTGGGCCGGACGGGGCAAGACCGAATGCGGGCTGCACGGCTGA
- the cysC gene encoding adenylyl-sulfate kinase, with amino-acid sequence MSVTETGATIWLTGLPSAGKTTIAYELAGRLRTEGHRVEVLDGDEIREFLSAGLGFSREDRHTNVARVGFVAELLAANGVKVLVPVIAPFADSREAVRKRHAAESTTYLEVHVATPVEVCSVRDVKGLYAKQAAGEISGLTGVDDPYEAPESPDLRIESHQQTVQESAAALHALLTERGLA; translated from the coding sequence ATGAGCGTGACGGAGACGGGAGCCACGATCTGGCTGACCGGTCTGCCGAGCGCGGGCAAGACCACCATCGCGTACGAGCTGGCGGGCCGGCTGCGGACCGAGGGACACCGGGTGGAGGTGCTCGACGGCGACGAGATCCGCGAGTTCCTCTCCGCGGGCCTCGGCTTCTCCCGCGAGGACCGGCACACCAACGTGGCCCGGGTCGGCTTCGTCGCCGAGCTGCTCGCCGCCAACGGCGTGAAGGTGCTGGTCCCCGTCATCGCCCCGTTCGCCGACAGCCGCGAGGCCGTCCGCAAGCGGCACGCCGCCGAGTCCACCACCTATCTGGAGGTGCACGTCGCGACGCCCGTCGAGGTGTGCTCCGTACGCGATGTGAAGGGGCTGTACGCCAAGCAGGCGGCCGGCGAGATCAGCGGTCTCACCGGGGTCGACGACCCCTACGAGGCGCCCGAATCGCCCGACCTGCGGATCGAGTCGCACCAGCAGACCGTGCAGGAGTCCGCAGCGGCGCTCCACGCGCTGCTCACCGAGAGGGGCCTGGCGTGA